One window of Enterobacter sp. RHBSTW-00175 genomic DNA carries:
- the rpsU gene encoding 30S ribosomal protein S21, with amino-acid sequence MPVIKVRENEPFDVALRRFKRSCEKAGVLAEVRRREFYEKPTTERKRAKASAVKRHAKKLARENARRTRLY; translated from the coding sequence ATGCCGGTAATTAAAGTACGTGAAAACGAGCCGTTCGACGTAGCACTGCGTCGCTTCAAACGTTCATGCGAAAAAGCAGGTGTTCTGGCGGAAGTTCGTCGTCGTGAGTTCTATGAAAAACCAACGACCGAACGTAAACGCGCTAAAGCTTCTGCTGTGAAACGTCACGCGAAGAAACTGGCTCGCGAAAACGCACGCCGTACTCGTCTGTACTAA